In a genomic window of Halostella litorea:
- a CDS encoding ATP synthase subunit B, whose amino-acid sequence MKEYKTITEISGPLVFAEVDEPIGYDEIVEIETPNGDTKRGQVLESSEGIVSIQVFEGTEGIDRNSSVRFLGETMKMPVTEDLLGRVLDGSGNPIDGGPEIVPDERRDIVGAAINPYAREYPEEFIQTGVSAIDGMNTLVRGQKLPIFSASGLPHNDLALQIARQATVPEEDEEGDDDEGSEFAVIFGAMGITQEEANEFMDDFERTGALERSVVFMNLADDPAVERTVTPRMALTTAEYLAFDKGYHVLVILTDMTNYCEALREIGAAREEVPGRRGYPGYMYTDLAQLYERAGRIEGREGSVTQIPILTMPGDDDTHPIPDLTGYITEGQIMMDRDLNSQGIEPPTNVLPSLSRLMDDGIGEGLTRADHGDVSDQMYAAYAEGEDLRDLVNIVGREALSERDNKFLDFADRFEEELVQQGFDTNRDIDETLELGWDLLSMLPKEELNRVDEELIEEHYREDEPAGTEEVAAD is encoded by the coding sequence ATGAAAGAGTACAAAACCATCACGGAGATCAGCGGCCCGCTGGTGTTCGCCGAGGTCGACGAGCCGATCGGCTACGACGAGATCGTCGAGATCGAGACGCCGAACGGCGACACCAAGCGCGGTCAGGTACTGGAATCGAGCGAAGGCATCGTCTCCATTCAGGTGTTCGAGGGGACCGAGGGGATCGACCGCAACTCGTCGGTGCGCTTCCTGGGCGAGACGATGAAGATGCCCGTCACGGAGGACCTGCTCGGGCGCGTCCTCGACGGCTCCGGCAACCCGATCGACGGCGGGCCGGAGATCGTCCCCGACGAGCGCCGCGATATCGTCGGCGCGGCGATCAACCCCTACGCCCGCGAGTACCCCGAGGAGTTCATCCAGACCGGCGTGTCGGCCATCGACGGCATGAACACGCTGGTCCGCGGTCAGAAGCTCCCCATCTTCTCGGCGTCGGGCCTGCCCCACAACGACCTGGCGCTCCAGATCGCGCGGCAGGCGACGGTGCCCGAGGAGGACGAGGAGGGTGACGACGACGAGGGCTCCGAGTTCGCGGTGATCTTCGGCGCGATGGGGATCACCCAGGAGGAGGCCAACGAGTTCATGGACGACTTCGAGCGCACCGGCGCGCTGGAGCGCTCCGTCGTGTTCATGAACCTCGCGGACGACCCCGCCGTCGAGCGGACGGTCACGCCGCGGATGGCCCTGACCACCGCCGAGTACCTCGCGTTCGACAAGGGGTACCACGTGCTGGTCATCCTCACCGACATGACCAACTACTGCGAGGCGCTGCGCGAGATCGGCGCGGCCCGCGAGGAGGTGCCGGGCCGCCGTGGCTACCCCGGGTACATGTACACCGACCTCGCCCAGCTGTACGAGCGCGCCGGCCGCATCGAGGGCCGCGAGGGGTCGGTGACGCAGATCCCCATCCTGACGATGCCCGGCGACGACGACACGCACCCGATCCCCGACCTGACGGGGTACATCACCGAGGGGCAGATCATGATGGACCGTGACCTCAACAGTCAGGGGATCGAGCCGCCGACGAACGTGCTGCCGAGCCTGTCGCGCCTGATGGACGACGGTATCGGCGAGGGGCTGACCCGCGCCGACCACGGCGACGTCTCCGACCAGATGTACGCCGCGTACGCGGAGGGCGAGGACCTGCGCGACCTGGTGAACATCGTCGGCCGCGAGGCGCTGTCCGAGCGCGACAACAAGTTCCTCGACTTCGCCGACCGCTTCGAGGAGGAGCTGGTCCAGCAGGGGTTCGACACGAACCGCGACATCGACGAGACCCTGGAGCTTGGCTGGGACCTGCTGTCGATGCTCCCGAAGGAGGAGCTCAACCGCGTCGACGAGGAGCTCATCGAGGAGCACTACCGCGAGGACGAGCCGGCCGGCACCGAGGAAGTCGCCGCCGACTGA
- a CDS encoding ATP synthase subunit A has translation MSQATETDDVREDGVIDSVSGPVVTATDLDARMNDVVYVGTEGLMGEVIEIEGNVTTIQVYEETSGVGPGEPVENTGEPLSVDLGPGMLDSIYDGVQRPLDVLEEKMGAFLDRGVDAPGIDLEKTWEFEPEVEEGDEVEPGDIVGIVPETVTIDHKVMVPPDYEGGEVVSVESGNFTVEEPVVELANGEEVQMRQEWPVREARPALDKKTPTEPLVTGQRVQDGLFPLAKGGTAAIPGPFGSGKTVTQQQLAKWSDADIVVYIGCGERGNEMTEVIEDFPELPDPQTGNPLMARTCLIANTSNMPVAARESCIYTGITIAEFYRDMGYDVALMADSTSRWAEAMREISSRLEEMPGEEGYPAYLAARLSEFYERAGYFENINGTEGSVSAVGAVSPPGGDFSEPVTQNTLRIVKTFWALDADLAERRHFPAINWNESYSLYKTQLDPWFEDNVAADWPDVRQWAVDVLDEEDELQEIVQLVGKDALPDDQQLTLEVARYLRESFLQQNALHDVDTYCPPEKTYRIVCGIKTFHDEAFEALDAGVPVDEIVDIEALPRLNRIGTTPDDEADEFVSEIEDDIAEQLRELY, from the coding sequence ATGAGCCAAGCAACAGAGACCGACGACGTCCGCGAGGACGGCGTCATCGACAGCGTGAGCGGTCCCGTCGTGACCGCCACGGACCTCGACGCCCGGATGAACGACGTGGTGTACGTCGGCACGGAAGGGCTGATGGGCGAGGTCATCGAGATCGAAGGGAACGTCACGACCATCCAGGTGTACGAGGAGACCTCGGGCGTCGGCCCGGGCGAACCCGTCGAGAACACGGGCGAGCCGCTGTCGGTCGACCTCGGCCCCGGGATGCTGGACTCCATCTACGACGGCGTCCAGCGCCCCCTCGACGTGCTGGAGGAGAAGATGGGCGCGTTCCTCGACCGCGGCGTCGACGCGCCGGGGATCGACCTGGAGAAGACCTGGGAGTTCGAGCCCGAGGTCGAGGAGGGCGACGAGGTCGAGCCCGGCGACATCGTCGGTATCGTCCCCGAGACCGTCACCATCGACCACAAGGTGATGGTGCCGCCCGACTACGAGGGCGGCGAGGTCGTCTCCGTCGAGTCGGGTAACTTCACCGTCGAGGAGCCGGTCGTCGAACTGGCAAACGGCGAGGAGGTCCAGATGCGCCAGGAGTGGCCGGTCCGCGAGGCCCGCCCCGCGCTGGACAAGAAGACGCCGACCGAGCCGCTGGTGACGGGCCAGCGCGTGCAGGACGGCCTGTTCCCGCTCGCGAAGGGCGGGACGGCGGCCATCCCCGGTCCGTTCGGCTCGGGGAAGACCGTCACCCAGCAGCAACTCGCCAAGTGGTCCGACGCCGACATCGTCGTCTACATCGGCTGTGGCGAGCGCGGCAACGAGATGACCGAGGTCATCGAGGACTTCCCGGAACTGCCGGACCCACAGACCGGGAACCCGCTGATGGCCCGGACCTGCCTCATCGCCAACACGTCGAACATGCCCGTCGCGGCCCGCGAGTCCTGCATCTACACCGGGATCACCATCGCGGAGTTCTACCGCGACATGGGGTACGACGTGGCGCTGATGGCCGACTCCACCTCGCGGTGGGCCGAGGCCATGCGCGAGATCTCCTCCCGGCTGGAGGAGATGCCCGGCGAGGAGGGCTATCCCGCCTACCTGGCGGCCCGCCTCTCCGAGTTCTACGAGCGCGCCGGCTACTTCGAGAACATCAACGGCACCGAGGGCTCGGTCTCCGCGGTGGGCGCGGTCAGCCCGCCGGGCGGCGACTTCTCGGAGCCGGTGACCCAGAACACGCTGCGCATCGTGAAGACGTTCTGGGCGCTCGACGCCGACCTGGCCGAGCGCCGGCACTTCCCGGCGATCAACTGGAACGAGTCGTACTCGCTGTACAAAACCCAGCTCGACCCCTGGTTCGAGGACAACGTCGCCGCCGACTGGCCGGACGTGCGCCAGTGGGCCGTCGACGTCCTCGACGAGGAGGACGAACTGCAGGAGATCGTCCAGCTCGTCGGCAAGGACGCGCTGCCGGACGACCAGCAGCTCACGCTCGAGGTCGCCCGCTACCTGCGCGAGTCGTTCCTCCAGCAGAACGCGCTGCACGACGTGGACACGTACTGCCCGCCGGAGAAGACCTACCGCATCGTCTGTGGCATCAAGACGTTCCACGACGAGGCGTTCGAGGCGCTTGACGCGGGCGTCCCGGTCGACGAGATCGTTGACATCGAGGCGCTGCCGCGCCTCAACCGCATCGGCACGACCCCGGACGACGAGGCCGACGAGTTCGTCTCCGAGATCGAAGACGACATCGCAGAACAGCTTCGGGAGCTGTACTGA
- a CDS encoding V-type ATP synthase subunit F, translated as MSQEIAVVGSPEFTTGFRLAGVREFENVPDDEKAAELDDAVERVLTDDDIGIVVMHAEDLDHLSRTVRQDVETSVEPTVVTLGGGAGSGGLRDKIKRAIGIDLMEED; from the coding sequence ATGAGCCAGGAGATCGCCGTCGTCGGCAGTCCCGAGTTCACGACCGGCTTCCGGCTCGCCGGCGTCCGCGAGTTCGAGAACGTCCCGGACGACGAAAAGGCGGCGGAGCTGGACGACGCCGTCGAGCGCGTGCTCACGGACGACGACATCGGGATCGTCGTTATGCACGCCGAGGACCTAGACCACCTGTCCCGAACAGTGCGGCAGGACGTCGAGACGAGCGTCGAACCGACCGTCGTCACGCTCGGCGGCGGTGCCGGGAGCGGAGGACTGCGCGACAAGATCAAGCGCGCGATCGGTATCGACCTGATGGAGGAAGACTAA
- a CDS encoding V-type ATP synthase subunit C: MSATGSNPEYVNARVRARRAKLFGDEDYRKLVRMGPGEIARFMEETEYESEINALGSRHDGVDLIEYALNRNMAKHFDDLLRWAGGTVYDRIASYLRKFDAWNVKTVLRGIYSGAEPEAIRTDFIGAGEFDDALLDRLANAGSVEDVVDLLDGTIFGEPLDAAFEEYQESGVLVPLENAVDRAFYEHLLDDVSGSDEATQLYVEVLQAEIDFRNVRNALRLSRSGAEMDPAEYYIAGGKLFDESELSQLVADTDLLVTHVRDSDYGDELSAALDGLEDADSLMGFEHALDRALLEYSRALSNRFPLSICPVLAYMLAKEREVENVRAVARGREAGLSDAEIEEELVIV, encoded by the coding sequence ATGAGCGCGACCGGTTCGAACCCGGAGTACGTGAACGCTCGCGTCCGGGCTCGCCGGGCAAAGCTGTTCGGCGACGAGGACTACCGCAAGCTGGTCCGCATGGGGCCGGGCGAGATCGCCCGCTTCATGGAGGAGACCGAGTACGAGTCCGAGATAAACGCCCTGGGGTCGCGCCACGACGGCGTCGACCTCATCGAGTACGCGCTGAACCGGAACATGGCGAAGCACTTCGACGACCTGCTTCGCTGGGCCGGCGGGACGGTGTACGACCGGATCGCCAGCTACCTCCGGAAGTTCGACGCCTGGAACGTGAAGACGGTGCTGCGGGGCATCTACTCCGGCGCGGAGCCGGAGGCGATCCGGACGGACTTCATCGGCGCGGGCGAGTTCGACGACGCCCTGCTCGACCGGCTGGCCAACGCCGGCTCGGTCGAGGACGTCGTCGACCTGCTCGACGGCACCATCTTCGGCGAGCCGCTCGACGCGGCCTTCGAGGAGTACCAGGAGTCGGGCGTCCTCGTCCCGCTGGAGAACGCCGTCGACCGCGCGTTCTACGAACACCTGCTCGACGACGTCTCCGGGTCGGACGAGGCGACGCAGCTGTACGTCGAGGTGCTCCAGGCGGAGATCGACTTCCGGAACGTCCGGAACGCGCTCCGGCTGTCCCGCAGCGGCGCGGAGATGGACCCGGCGGAGTACTACATCGCGGGCGGCAAGCTGTTCGACGAGAGCGAGCTGTCCCAGCTCGTCGCCGACACCGACCTGCTTGTCACCCACGTCCGCGACAGCGACTACGGCGACGAGCTGTCGGCGGCGCTGGACGGCCTGGAGGACGCAGACAGCCTCATGGGCTTCGAGCACGCCCTCGACCGGGCGCTGCTGGAGTACTCCCGTGCGCTGTCGAACCGCTTCCCGCTCTCCATCTGCCCGGTGCTTGCGTACATGCTCGCCAAGGAACGGGAGGTCGAGAACGTCCGCGCCGTCGCCCGCGGCAGGGAGGCGGGACTGAGCGACGCGGAGATAGAGGAGGAGCTGGTGATAGTATGA
- a CDS encoding V-type ATP synthase subunit E, whose product MSLDTVVEDIRDEARARAEEIRAAGEERAEEIVSEAEADAEETLAEAEREVEAEIEQEREQRLSSAKLEAKQERLEARRDVLQEVREAVEDEIAGLPDDEREELTRALLDAAAVEFDEGSDVLVYTRPDDEALVTGVLEDYDGYEHAGEVDCLGGVVVESDASRVRVDNTFDSVLEDVWEDNLKEISARLFEEQ is encoded by the coding sequence ATGAGTTTGGACACAGTCGTTGAGGACATCCGAGACGAAGCCCGCGCGCGTGCGGAGGAAATTCGCGCGGCGGGCGAAGAGCGCGCCGAGGAGATAGTCTCCGAGGCCGAGGCCGACGCCGAGGAGACGCTCGCCGAGGCCGAGCGCGAGGTCGAGGCCGAGATCGAGCAGGAGCGCGAACAGCGCCTCTCCAGCGCGAAGCTAGAGGCGAAACAGGAGCGCCTGGAGGCCCGCCGCGACGTGCTCCAGGAGGTCCGCGAGGCCGTCGAGGACGAGATCGCCGGTCTCCCGGACGACGAGCGCGAGGAGCTCACCCGCGCCCTGCTCGACGCCGCCGCCGTCGAGTTCGACGAGGGGTCGGACGTGCTCGTCTACACCCGACCCGACGACGAGGCGCTCGTGACGGGCGTTCTGGAGGACTACGACGGCTACGAGCACGCCGGCGAGGTCGACTGCCTCGGCGGCGTCGTCGTCGAGAGCGACGCCAGCCGCGTCCGGGTCGACAACACGTTCGACTCGGTGCTGGAGGACGTGTGGGAGGACAACCTGAAAGAGATCAGCGCCCGCCTGTTCGAGGAGCAATGA
- a CDS encoding V-type ATP synthase subunit I, with protein MLRPERMSKVSVTGSKAVMGDVIEAVHDLNRLHLSDYDGSWEGFTNGDPVEGADDASEKLVTVRSLESILDVDEADAGPSRIVTDEALDSELEEIRVEANELDDRLDEIDDELRAVEEEIDSVEPFADLGIDLDLLSGYDTLQVAVGKGDEAAVAAAVEDADAVEAFETFTGDRVVAVFAYMADGADEDALEDALVGVDFAGVEVPDAEGSPAEYVEELRHEKQRLESERATVEDELEELRLDAAGFLLAAEEKLTIEVQKSEAPLQFATTENSFVAEGWIPTEEYDRLVSALETSVGDRVEVDELERADYREGHPTGSEPVGDHAAAGEGAEAATDGGAVTVGDEPPVVQQNNKAARPFEFLIEMINRPKYTELDPTIVLFLTFPAFYGFMLGDLGYGLLYIGVGYLLVSRFDDAVFRSLGAIGMWAGGFTALFGILYGEIFGLHVLGEVLFGGSPPMHKGLQPAYLQYGQTWLVVSILLGLFHLTVGYVFGFINDLEHGVADAYLENGSWATLMLGVWIWIFSRSAQGPKPEFLFTVLNEGPEAAYALGFNGLPAEVGVNVGLSLAAVGFMTMVYGEIQHYGVAIGSLVGGLESFSVLGDVLSYLRIGAVILAKAGMAFVVNLLFFGVYVVEGDHGAEWHFGTAHSPQHMLHEGTYHGHEVTEVMFEGLMHMGVGGVIAGAVVFVVGHLIVLLLGVTSAGLQGIRLEYVEFFDKFYEGGGRVFEPFGYERNHTAED; from the coding sequence ATGCTCAGACCTGAGCGGATGAGCAAGGTGTCCGTGACGGGCTCGAAGGCCGTCATGGGCGACGTGATCGAGGCCGTACACGACCTGAACCGGCTCCACCTGAGCGACTACGACGGCTCGTGGGAGGGCTTTACCAACGGCGACCCCGTCGAGGGCGCCGACGACGCCTCGGAGAAGCTCGTCACGGTCCGGTCGCTCGAGAGCATCCTCGACGTCGACGAGGCCGACGCCGGCCCGAGCCGGATCGTCACCGACGAGGCGCTCGACTCGGAGCTGGAGGAGATCCGCGTCGAGGCCAACGAGCTCGACGACCGCCTCGACGAGATCGACGACGAGCTCCGCGCCGTCGAGGAGGAGATCGACTCGGTCGAGCCGTTCGCGGACCTGGGCATCGACCTCGACCTGCTGTCGGGGTACGACACCCTGCAGGTGGCCGTCGGCAAGGGCGACGAGGCGGCGGTCGCCGCGGCCGTCGAGGACGCCGACGCGGTCGAGGCGTTCGAGACGTTCACCGGCGACCGCGTCGTCGCCGTCTTCGCCTACATGGCCGACGGGGCCGACGAGGACGCGCTGGAGGACGCCCTGGTCGGCGTCGACTTCGCGGGCGTCGAGGTGCCCGACGCCGAGGGCAGCCCCGCGGAGTACGTCGAGGAACTGCGCCACGAGAAACAGCGCCTGGAGTCGGAACGCGCGACCGTCGAGGACGAACTGGAGGAGCTCCGCCTCGACGCGGCCGGCTTCCTGCTGGCCGCCGAGGAGAAGCTCACCATCGAGGTCCAGAAGTCCGAAGCGCCGCTCCAGTTCGCCACGACGGAGAACAGCTTCGTCGCGGAGGGGTGGATCCCCACCGAGGAGTACGACCGGCTCGTCTCGGCGCTTGAGACGTCGGTCGGCGACCGCGTCGAGGTCGACGAACTGGAGCGGGCCGACTACCGCGAGGGCCACCCGACCGGCTCCGAGCCTGTCGGCGACCACGCGGCCGCCGGCGAGGGCGCGGAGGCGGCGACTGACGGCGGCGCGGTGACGGTCGGCGACGAGCCGCCGGTCGTCCAGCAGAACAACAAGGCCGCGCGGCCCTTCGAGTTCCTCATCGAGATGATCAACCGGCCGAAGTACACGGAACTCGACCCGACCATCGTGCTGTTCCTGACGTTCCCGGCGTTCTACGGCTTCATGCTCGGGGACCTCGGGTACGGCCTGCTGTACATCGGCGTCGGCTACCTGCTGGTCAGCCGGTTCGACGACGCGGTGTTCCGCAGCCTCGGCGCGATCGGCATGTGGGCCGGCGGCTTCACCGCGCTGTTCGGTATCCTGTACGGCGAGATATTCGGCCTGCACGTGCTCGGCGAGGTGCTGTTCGGCGGGAGCCCGCCGATGCACAAGGGCCTCCAGCCCGCCTACCTGCAGTACGGGCAGACGTGGCTGGTCGTGAGCATCCTGCTCGGTCTGTTCCACCTGACCGTCGGCTACGTGTTCGGGTTCATCAACGACCTCGAACACGGCGTCGCCGACGCCTACCTGGAGAACGGCTCGTGGGCGACGCTGATGCTCGGCGTCTGGATCTGGATCTTCAGCCGCTCGGCGCAGGGGCCGAAGCCGGAGTTCCTCTTCACCGTGCTGAACGAGGGGCCGGAGGCCGCGTACGCGCTCGGCTTCAACGGCCTCCCGGCCGAGGTCGGCGTCAACGTCGGCCTGTCGCTGGCAGCCGTCGGTTTCATGACGATGGTGTACGGCGAGATCCAGCACTACGGCGTGGCCATCGGTAGCCTCGTCGGCGGCCTCGAGAGCTTCAGCGTGCTCGGCGACGTGCTGTCGTACCTCCGGATCGGCGCGGTCATCCTCGCCAAGGCGGGGATGGCGTTCGTGGTCAACCTGCTGTTCTTCGGCGTGTACGTCGTCGAGGGCGACCACGGCGCGGAGTGGCACTTCGGCACGGCCCACTCGCCACAGCACATGCTCCACGAGGGGACCTACCACGGCCACGAGGTCACCGAAGTGATGTTCGAGGGGCTGATGCACATGGGCGTCGGCGGCGTCATCGCCGGCGCCGTCGTGTTCGTCGTCGGCCACCTCATCGTCCTGCTGCTCGGCGTCACGAGCGCCGGCCTGCAGGGGATCCGCCTCGAGTACGTCGAGTTCTTCGACAAGTTCTACGAGGGCGGCGGCCGCGTGTTCGAACCGTTCGGCTACGAGCGCAACCACACGGCCGAGGACTGA
- the ahaH gene encoding ATP synthase archaeal subunit H codes for MPRPEVLERIQDVEQEADEIVELAEDEREERIAEAREEAAEIREDAEEEARELRERRLEEAQEGIEDEREAILEEGADAREELVERAEFRKDEVIEYVVDTFTEAVHAQT; via the coding sequence ATGCCGAGGCCAGAGGTTCTGGAACGAATACAGGACGTCGAACAGGAGGCCGACGAGATCGTCGAGCTGGCCGAGGACGAGCGCGAGGAGCGCATCGCCGAGGCCCGCGAGGAGGCCGCGGAGATCCGCGAGGACGCGGAGGAGGAGGCCCGCGAACTCCGCGAGCGCCGCCTCGAGGAGGCCCAGGAGGGGATCGAGGACGAGCGCGAGGCGATCCTCGAAGAGGGGGCCGACGCCCGCGAGGAGCTCGTCGAACGCGCCGAGTTCAGGAAAGACGAGGTGATCGAGTACGTCGTCGACACGTTCACGGAGGCGGTGCATGCTCAGACCTGA
- a CDS encoding methyltransferase domain-containing protein → MGILENKARARLFYKYLSKVYDQVNPFIWNEEMRTEAIGMLDLDPDDRVLDVGCGTGFGTEGLLDHVDEVHGLDQSVHQMEKAWAKFGRTDGPVRFYRGDAERLPFKTGSFDVIWSSGSIEYWPHPVRALREFRRVLKPGGQVLVVGPNYPETGIMQKVADSIMLFYDDEEADRMFSEAGFEEVEHRLMGPSYDPDVAITTVGRAPE, encoded by the coding sequence ATGGGAATCCTCGAGAACAAGGCCCGGGCGCGGCTGTTCTACAAGTACCTCTCGAAGGTGTACGACCAGGTGAACCCGTTCATCTGGAACGAGGAGATGCGGACCGAGGCCATCGGGATGCTCGACCTCGACCCCGACGACCGGGTGCTGGACGTCGGCTGTGGCACCGGGTTCGGGACCGAGGGCCTGCTCGACCACGTCGACGAGGTCCACGGGCTGGACCAGAGCGTCCACCAGATGGAGAAGGCGTGGGCGAAGTTCGGCAGGACCGACGGGCCGGTCCGGTTCTACCGCGGCGACGCCGAGCGCCTGCCGTTCAAGACCGGGAGCTTCGACGTGATCTGGTCGTCGGGCTCCATCGAGTACTGGCCCCACCCGGTCCGGGCGCTCCGGGAGTTCCGGCGCGTCCTGAAGCCGGGCGGGCAGGTGCTCGTCGTCGGGCCGAACTACCCCGAGACGGGGATCATGCAGAAGGTCGCCGACAGCATCATGCTGTTCTACGACGACGAGGAGGCAGACCGGATGTTCTCCGAGGCCGGCTTCGAGGAGGTCGAACACCGGCTGATGGGGCCGAGCTACGACCCCGACGTGGCGATCACGACGGTCGGCCGCGCTCCCGAGTGA
- a CDS encoding type IV pilin N-terminal domain-containing protein: MSRRSPIGFRSAGGSRGVAPVVGVALLLVCTVVLGGAVALAAVERPADPPPTAAFALSADADADRIAVTHRGGDAVDVTDLRVRVEVEGEPLDRQPPVPFFAARGFRSGPTGPFNPSGGTVWRTGAEASLAVASTNAPGIDPGDEVSVRLSVRGKTVATLSATA, from the coding sequence GTGTCACGGCGTTCCCCGATTGGGTTCCGTTCCGCGGGCGGGTCCCGCGGCGTCGCGCCGGTCGTCGGCGTCGCGCTGTTGCTCGTCTGTACCGTCGTCCTCGGCGGTGCCGTCGCGCTCGCGGCCGTGGAGCGGCCGGCCGACCCGCCCCCGACGGCGGCGTTCGCCCTCTCGGCGGACGCGGACGCCGACCGGATCGCGGTCACGCACCGCGGCGGCGACGCCGTGGACGTGACGGACCTGCGCGTCCGCGTCGAGGTTGAGGGCGAGCCACTCGACCGACAGCCTCCGGTGCCCTTCTTCGCTGCGCGGGGGTTCCGCAGCGGGCCGACCGGGCCGTTCAACCCCTCCGGCGGGACGGTGTGGCGGACGGGCGCGGAGGCGTCGCTCGCGGTGGCGAGCACGAACGCGCCGGGGATCGACCCCGGGGACGAGGTGTCGGTCAGGCTGTCGGTGCGGGGGAAAACGGTGGCGACGCTCTCGGCGACGGCGTGA
- a CDS encoding DUF7094 domain-containing protein, which translates to MKRITALAMVLLLAVPAPVLAAPAGGSLQTTAADRIADDADESNTTSRLTLSGDVTSRVGSQSPDMAQVVGDASTDVENRVRTQAANLSIRTASSATARAAAAEELLDDIEARTDRLHRTERAAVRAYANGSSSATELLRTLASVHASAESLDEALYAHARLSASIEGYEADDRRGAVRTQLDLLRSPARAQLGEAFAGSGDAESVVQVAASESGVVVGTLAGDQYHREAIRYDNRNDNTTDTYDGDLAAVLDHVRTDLYPWAAANQQGDLGLSGVYDGRHRLTIPHDQGTLTIYIDGNTRSVFREFQALDVDELPRETAVDDTEGDLRVRIERTPGDGPIRFNATDAAGDPVDATVRINGDRVGTTGDDGYLWTLPPRSYYLTTVSADGATVNATVGI; encoded by the coding sequence ATGAAGCGCATCACGGCCCTGGCGATGGTCCTGCTTCTCGCCGTGCCGGCCCCCGTTCTCGCCGCCCCGGCGGGCGGATCCCTCCAGACGACCGCCGCCGACCGCATCGCGGACGACGCCGACGAGTCGAACACCACGTCGCGGCTGACCCTCTCCGGCGACGTGACCTCCCGGGTCGGGAGCCAGTCCCCCGACATGGCGCAGGTGGTCGGCGACGCCAGCACGGACGTCGAGAACCGGGTTCGCACGCAGGCGGCCAACCTGTCGATCCGGACGGCGTCGTCCGCGACGGCGCGCGCGGCGGCCGCCGAGGAACTGCTCGACGACATCGAGGCCCGAACCGACCGGCTCCACCGCACCGAGCGGGCCGCGGTCCGGGCCTACGCGAACGGGTCGTCGTCGGCGACGGAACTGCTCCGGACCCTCGCGTCGGTCCATGCTAGCGCGGAGTCGCTCGACGAGGCGCTGTACGCCCACGCGCGGCTGTCGGCGTCGATCGAGGGCTACGAGGCGGACGACCGCCGCGGCGCGGTCCGGACGCAACTCGACCTGCTCCGGTCCCCCGCGCGGGCACAGCTCGGCGAGGCGTTCGCCGGATCCGGGGATGCGGAGTCGGTCGTCCAAGTCGCCGCCTCGGAGTCGGGGGTCGTCGTCGGGACGCTCGCCGGCGACCAGTACCACCGAGAGGCGATCCGGTACGACAACCGCAACGACAACACCACCGACACGTACGACGGCGACCTCGCCGCGGTGCTCGACCACGTCCGGACGGACCTGTACCCGTGGGCCGCCGCCAACCAGCAGGGCGACCTCGGGCTCTCCGGCGTGTACGACGGCCGCCATCGCCTGACGATCCCCCACGACCAGGGGACCCTGACGATATACATCGACGGCAACACCCGGTCGGTGTTCCGCGAGTTCCAGGCGCTCGACGTCGACGAACTCCCGCGCGAGACGGCCGTCGACGACACCGAGGGCGACCTGCGGGTGCGGATAGAGCGGACGCCCGGCGACGGCCCGATCCGGTTCAACGCCACCGACGCCGCCGGCGACCCGGTCGACGCGACGGTGCGCATCAACGGCGACCGCGTCGGCACCACCGGCGACGACGGCTACCTGTGGACCCTGCCGCCCCGATCGTACTACCTCACCACGGTCTCCGCGGACGGCGCGACGGTGAACGCGACCGTCGGCATCTGA